One window of the Pyxicephalus adspersus chromosome 5, UCB_Pads_2.0, whole genome shotgun sequence genome contains the following:
- the LOC140332194 gene encoding anterior gradient protein 2-A-like, giving the protein MESIIKSVFVLLVATSLSLAKEKSPKDKTATETVRPQTLSRGWGDNLEWVQTYEEALFKAKSGNKPLMLINHREDCPHSQALKKAFAEHKGIQKLAEGFVLINVVYDPTDKNLFLDGQYVPKIVFVDPSLVVRADIPGKYSNHRYTYEPTDIELLFENMKKALKLLKTEL; this is encoded by the exons ATGGAGTCCATCATCAAGTCAGTATTTGTCCTACTCGTGGCTACCTCACTGTCTCTGGCCAAAGAGAAATCTCCAAAAGACAAGACAGCTACAGAAACAGTGCGGCCCCAGACTCTGTCCAGAG GGTGGGGTGACAACCTGGAATGGGTGCAGACCTATGAGGAAGCCTTGTTCAAAGCCAAATCAGG aaacAAACCTTTGATGCTCATTAACCACAGAGAAGACTGCCCACATTCACaag CCCTAAAGAAAGCCTTCGCCGAGCACAAAGGAATCCAGAAACTGGCTGAAGGATTTGTCCTCATCAATGTTGTT tatgaCCCCACAGACAAAAACCTGTTCCTGGATGGACAGTATGTGCCAAAGATTGTATTTGTTG ATCCTTCCCTCGTCGTCAGAGCTGATATTCCCGGGAAATATTCAAACCACCGCTACACCTACGAGCCTACCGACATCGAACTGC tctTTGAGAACATGAAGAAAGCTTTGAAGCTGCTGAAGACCGAGCTGTAG
- the LOC140331719 gene encoding anterior gradient protein 3-like isoform X2: MFLSLLAVSLVILTISSNLAMAVNKEMKLQTLSRGWGDDITWVQTYEEGLYNAKKSNKPLMVIHHLEDCQYCQALKKVFAESEEVQNLAKENFIMLNLMHETTDKNLAPDGQYVPRIMFVDPSLAVRADVTGHYSNRLYTYEPQDIPILIENMKKAMRLIQTEL; encoded by the exons ATGTTTCTGTCATTGCTGGCCGTATCGCTCGTCATACTCACCATCTCCTCCAACCTCGCCATGGCGGTGAACAAAGAGATGAAACTGCAGACTCTCTCCAGAG gcTGGGGAGATGACATCACATGGGTCCAGACATATGAAGAGGGATTGTATAATGCAAAAAAGAG caATAAACCGCTGATGGTGATCCACCATTTGGAAGATTGTCAGTATTGCCAAG ctctGAAGAAAGTATTTGCAGAAAGTGAGGAAGTTCAGAACCTGGCCAAGGAGAATTTTATCATGCTCAACCTCATG CATGAAACTACAGACAAAAACCTGGCACCGGACGGGCAGTACGTACCCCGGATAATGTTTGTTG atccGTCACTTGCCGTCAGAGCCGATGTCACCGGCCATTATTCCAATCGCCTTTACACTTACGAGCCGCAGGACATCCCTATCT tgATAGAAAATATGAAGAAAGCGATGCGTCTCATTCAGACAGAGCTATGA
- the LOC140331719 gene encoding anterior gradient protein 3-like isoform X1 — protein sequence MLHCHHVVRNRNNTERQTAEKFSDAANQSDTMFLSLLAVSLVILTISSNLAMAVNKEMKLQTLSRGWGDDITWVQTYEEGLYNAKKSNKPLMVIHHLEDCQYCQALKKVFAESEEVQNLAKENFIMLNLMHETTDKNLAPDGQYVPRIMFVDPSLAVRADVTGHYSNRLYTYEPQDIPILIENMKKAMRLIQTEL from the exons ATGCTGCACTGCCATCATGTGGTTAGGAACCGTAATAACACTGAAAGACAAACAGCAG AGAAGTTTAGTGACGCAGCAAACCAAAGTGACACAATGTTTCTGTCATTGCTGGCCGTATCGCTCGTCATACTCACCATCTCCTCCAACCTCGCCATGGCGGTGAACAAAGAGATGAAACTGCAGACTCTCTCCAGAG gcTGGGGAGATGACATCACATGGGTCCAGACATATGAAGAGGGATTGTATAATGCAAAAAAGAG caATAAACCGCTGATGGTGATCCACCATTTGGAAGATTGTCAGTATTGCCAAG ctctGAAGAAAGTATTTGCAGAAAGTGAGGAAGTTCAGAACCTGGCCAAGGAGAATTTTATCATGCTCAACCTCATG CATGAAACTACAGACAAAAACCTGGCACCGGACGGGCAGTACGTACCCCGGATAATGTTTGTTG atccGTCACTTGCCGTCAGAGCCGATGTCACCGGCCATTATTCCAATCGCCTTTACACTTACGAGCCGCAGGACATCCCTATCT tgATAGAAAATATGAAGAAAGCGATGCGTCTCATTCAGACAGAGCTATGA